The Cyprinus carpio isolate SPL01 chromosome A5, ASM1834038v1, whole genome shotgun sequence genome has a segment encoding these proteins:
- the LOC109090863 gene encoding rhomboid domain-containing protein 3-like, with translation MLDHLFLAWKGFGSNRPGYCSGTFLIVIIILSTWLCGIHASLSLGPGGDFPGFYDFIFYAFSNEELTSFLYNLTLLLWLGPCQERRWGTFVFLALSFISTVLLPPIYALFLFVTGDEASRVSGYSATHLALLTAQCRQVKQRRVLRFVPVWFFPWLLLILILFLLPSVPGLLHFYAICLGLNYNNELIEILEQIEKLGACACLPKWAYIPVTSHPHLPVYHSTSIRPVPLTEPSTSRSQLKDHSAWQHSVSEWHQEPLMATDSQLLEEKMLRAGILASLHDAPEGVADKVEVPKSSVSSLRLQQLEKMGFPTEKAVVALAATGQLDGAISLLIDDQIGEEAVVISKGKKSSSAS, from the exons ATGCTTGACCATCTTTTTTTGGCATGGAAAGGGTTTGGATCAAACCGTCCAGGTTATTGTAGTGGAACATTTTTAATAGTCATAATCATTTTGTCGACTTGGCTTTGTGGTATTCACGCCAGTCTAAGTTTAGGACCAGGCGGGGATTTTCCTGGATTTTATG ATTTCATCTTCTACGCCTTCAGTAATGAAGAGTTAACCTCATTTCTCTACAACCTTACACTGCTGCTGTGGCTTGGGCCCTGTCAGGAGAGAAGATGGGGCACTTTTGTCTTTCTAGCCCTCTCTTTTATCTCCACTGTGCTCCTTCCTCCTATTTATGCCCTCTTTCTCTTTGTTACCGGGGATGAAGCCAGCAGGGTCAGTGGATACTCAGCCACCCACCTTGCCCTGCTCACAGCTCAGTGTCGGCAGGTGAAGCAGAGGAGAGTCCTGCGCTTTGTTCCAGTCTGGTTCTTCCCTTGGCTCCTCTTGATCCTCATCCTCTTCCTGCTTCCCAGTGTTCCTGGCCTGCTGCACTTTTATGCCATTTGCCTGGGACTCAACT ACAATAATGAGCTTATTGAAATACTGGAGCAGATAGAGAAACTGGGTGCTTGTGCCTGCTTGCCAAAATGGGCCTACATCCCTGTTACCTCTCATCCACACCTGCCAGTTTACCACAGCACCTCAATAAG GCCAGTGCCATTGACTGAGCCATCAACCAGTAGATCTCAATTGAAAGATCATTCAGCATGGCAGCATTCTGTATCTGAGTGGCATCAGGAGCCTTTAATGGCAACCGATTCACAGTTGTTAGAGGAGAAAATGCTGAGAGCAGGGATATTAGCATCACTCCACGATGCACCCGAGGGTGTAGCGGACAAAGTGGAAGTACCCAAGTCCTCAGTATCCTCTTTACG GTTGCAACAGCTAGAGAAGATGGGCTTCCCCACAGAGAAAGCTGTTGTGGCTCTGGCCGCTACAGGGCAGCTGGATGGAGCAATCTCTCTGCTTATTGATGATCAGATTGGGGAGGAGGCCGTGGTCATCTCAAAAGGAAAGAAGTCATCATCAGCGTCATAG